The Athene noctua chromosome 11, bAthNoc1.hap1.1, whole genome shotgun sequence genome has a segment encoding these proteins:
- the GJB1 gene encoding gap junction beta-1 protein, translated as MNWAGLYTVLSGVNRHSTAIGRIWLSVIFIFRIMVLVVAAESVWGDEKSAFTCNTQQPGCNSVCYDHFFPISHIRLWALQLILVTTPALLVAMHVAYQQHQEKKLLVLTGHGDPKHMEEVKKHKMRISGSLWWTYVCSVVFRLLFEAVFMYIFYMLYPGYQMVRLVKCEAYPCPNTVDCFISRPTEKTIFTVFMLVTSSICIVLNMAELVYLVVRACARRGQHNSNPSSGKGSFYGHKLSSEYKQNEINQLLTEQDGSLKDMLRRNPGLQEKGDRCSAC; from the coding sequence ATGAATTGGGCCGGCCTCTACACAGTGCTGAGCGGGGTGAACCGCCACTCCACCGCCATCGGGCGCATCTGGCTCTCCGTCATCTTCATCTTCCGGATAatggtgctggtggtggcagctgAGAGCGTCTGGGGGGACGAGAAATCCGCCTTCACCTGCAACACGCAGCAGCCCGGCTGCAACAGCGTCTGCTATGACCACTTCTTCCCCATCTCCCACATCCGTCTGTGGGCCCTGCAGCTCATCCTTGTCACCACGCCAGCCCTCCTTGTGGCCATGCACGTGGCCTACCAGCAGCACCAGGAGAAGAAGCTGCTGGTGCTGACGGGGCACGGGGACCCCAAGCACATGGAGGAGGTGAAGAAGCACAAGATGCGCATATCGGGTTCATTGTGGTGGACGTACGTCTGCAGCGTGGTCTTCAGGCTGCTCTTCGAGGCCGTGTTCATGTACATCTTCTACATGCTCTACCCAGGCTACCAGATGGTGCGGCTGGTCAAGTGTGAGGCTTACCCCTGCCCCAACACCGTCGACTGCTTCATCTCCCGGCCCACGGAGAAGACCATCTTCACCGTCTTCATGCTGGTCACCTCCAGCATCTGCATCGTCCTCAACATGGCAGAGCTGGTCTACCTAGTGGTGCGGGCTTGTGCTCGCCGAGGCCAGCACAACTCCAACCCCTCGTCAGGGAAGGGCTCCTTCTATGGGCACAAGCTCTCCTCTGAGTACAAGCAGAATGAGATCAACCAACTGCTGACGGAGCAGGATGGCTCCCTCAAGGACATGCTGCGCCGTAAccctgggctgcaggagaagGGCGACCGCTGCTCTGCCTGCTAG